A part of Campylobacter concisus genomic DNA contains:
- a CDS encoding ribosome-binding factor A, which yields MNANEIKRMRTESVLKELIPEALATLEDSILKGLCVTDVECKKGRYDAFVYLDKMMFDEREQEYILGHLKRVCRHLQNHCMAAEGWYRCPNFHFKFDDRLEYQNHMDKLFDKISKDLNKNG from the coding sequence ATGAACGCTAACGAAATAAAGCGTATGAGAACAGAGAGCGTACTAAAAGAGCTCATACCAGAGGCTCTAGCCACTCTTGAAGATAGCATTTTAAAGGGGCTTTGCGTCACTGACGTCGAGTGCAAAAAGGGCAGATATGACGCCTTTGTCTATCTTGATAAGATGATGTTTGACGAGCGCGAGCAAGAGTATATTTTGGGGCATTTAAAGCGCGTTTGCAGACATTTGCAAAACCACTGCATGGCGGCTGAGGGCTGGTATAGATGTCCAAATTTTCACTTTAAATTTGACGATAGATTAGAGTATCAAAACCATATGGATAAGTTGTTTGATAAAATTTCAAAGGATTTAAACAAAAATGGATAA
- a CDS encoding ribosome maturation factor RimP — MDNLDKLVRECGVELYDSEIANENGRAIFRVYITKDGGVSLDDCEKVSRLLSPIFDVTPPVSGDYNLEVSSPGLERKLSKPLHFKASVGELVKVQTEAEKFAGRLVKADEESVAVENEEGIFEINISEIKKAKTYLEW; from the coding sequence ATGGATAATTTAGACAAACTAGTACGCGAGTGCGGCGTAGAGCTTTATGACAGCGAGATCGCAAATGAAAATGGCAGAGCTATTTTTAGAGTTTACATCACAAAAGATGGCGGCGTGAGCCTTGATGACTGCGAAAAAGTGAGCCGTCTGCTCTCGCCTATCTTTGACGTGACACCGCCAGTTAGCGGGGATTATAACCTCGAAGTTAGCTCGCCTGGTCTTGAGAGAAAGCTTAGCAAGCCTTTGCATTTTAAAGCGAGCGTTGGTGAGCTAGTTAAAGTTCAAACCGAGGCTGAGAAATTTGCAGGAAGGCTTGTAAAAGCTGACGAAGAGAGCGTCGCAGTAGAAAACGAAGAGGGAATTTTTGAGATCAACATCAGTGAGATAAAAAAAGCAAAAACATATTTGGAGTGGTAA
- a CDS encoding F0F1 ATP synthase subunit C, with translation MKKIVFLILGLAAFAFGADGEMIKSYSVIAGGIGLGLAALGGAIGMGNTAAATISGTARNPGVGSKLMTTMFIALAMIEAQVIYALVITLIVLYANPMLG, from the coding sequence ATGAAAAAGATCGTGTTTTTAATTCTTGGTCTTGCTGCATTCGCATTCGGCGCTGATGGTGAGATGATCAAATCATATTCAGTTATCGCTGGCGGTATCGGCCTTGGCCTTGCAGCTCTTGGCGGTGCTATAGGTATGGGAAACACAGCTGCTGCAACTATCAGCGGAACAGCTAGAAACCCAGGTGTTGGTAGCAAACTTATGACTACAATGTTTATCGCTCTTGCGATGATCGAAGCACAAGTTATCTACGCACTTGTTATTACACTTATCGTTCTTTACGCAAACCCAATGCTTGGATAA
- a CDS encoding bifunctional diaminohydroxyphosphoribosylaminopyrimidine deaminase/5-amino-6-(5-phosphoribosylamino)uracil reductase: MNDEFYMDLALSEAWKFQILTYPNPAVGCLVLDENGQILSCKAHEKAGYLHAEPTAILFALCKKSEKFKDDFIKAYNDKFSSNIKEGDFGLLEPKFTYEFILNNHSNLLKNAKAYVTLEPCSHHGKTPPCANLLKELGFSEVIIGSHDENKVASGGANLLKSAGVRVKFGILKERCDKLLEPFLAYQNGGFSFLKIALSKNGVASGGIITNELSRKHVHKLRSVIDTLVIGGNTVRVDRPKLDSRLVSGGKNPDVIIYSRSDKFDKTIPLFSVPGRKVSIQKKLSLKGLSMFEGAGEFLKLAKDGKLANVKWLLIYQSSNFKDGKNLSLDLNLKPLFSGKFGDDSYTWYEILD; the protein is encoded by the coding sequence ATGAACGACGAATTTTACATGGATCTTGCTTTAAGCGAGGCTTGGAAATTTCAGATCTTAACCTATCCAAATCCAGCCGTTGGATGCCTTGTCCTTGATGAAAATGGTCAAATTTTATCTTGCAAGGCTCATGAAAAAGCTGGATATTTACACGCTGAACCGACAGCAATACTCTTTGCGCTTTGCAAAAAAAGTGAAAAATTTAAAGATGATTTTATAAAAGCGTATAATGATAAATTTAGCTCTAATATAAAAGAGGGCGACTTTGGCCTTTTAGAGCCAAAATTTACTTACGAATTTATACTAAATAACCACTCAAATTTACTAAAAAACGCAAAAGCCTACGTCACGCTTGAGCCTTGCTCGCATCACGGCAAAACGCCACCTTGTGCAAATTTGCTAAAAGAACTTGGCTTTAGCGAGGTGATAATAGGCAGCCATGATGAAAATAAGGTAGCAAGTGGCGGCGCAAATTTGCTTAAAAGCGCTGGGGTGAGAGTTAAATTTGGCATTTTAAAAGAGCGTTGCGATAAGCTGCTCGAGCCATTTTTAGCCTATCAAAATGGCGGATTTAGTTTTTTGAAAATAGCTCTTAGCAAAAATGGTGTGGCAAGTGGCGGCATCATCACAAATGAGCTTAGCCGCAAGCACGTCCATAAACTTAGAAGCGTTATAGATACGCTAGTGATCGGCGGCAACACAGTGCGAGTTGATCGCCCAAAGCTTGACAGTAGGCTAGTAAGTGGCGGTAAAAATCCAGATGTCATAATCTACTCAAGAAGTGATAAATTTGATAAGACAATACCGCTCTTTAGCGTGCCAGGTCGCAAAGTTAGCATTCAAAAAAAGCTTAGCTTAAAAGGACTTAGTATGTTTGAAGGCGCTGGTGAGTTTTTAAAACTTGCAAAAGATGGCAAACTGGCAAACGTAAAATGGCTACTTATCTATCAAAGCTCAAATTTTAAGGATGGTAAAAATTTAAGCCTCGATCTAAATTTAAAACCACTATTTAGTGGGAAGTTTGGAGACGATAGCTACACTTGGTATGAAATTTTGGATTAA
- a CDS encoding homoserine kinase: protein MNILVPATSANLGPGFDALGLSLKLFNSVKIEPAKFSSVSINGEGSGSVNLKRNNIFLSIFNEIFFELTGKNENFRVVFENNIPFSRGLGSSSAVIVGAIASAYEMAGFKASKETVLNKAIIYETHPDNISPAVHGGFISAIVKNGNVYANKISLSDEIKAIVVIPNKPMSTSSSRQILPKNYTMKECVNNLSHAAFLTSCFYEKKYDLLKIASKDLMHEERRMHALEELFEVRKVAYENGALMSTLSGSGSSFLNIAYKDDAKNLRDILKSKFGDFRVEVFSFDNDGYEITQS, encoded by the coding sequence TTGAACATCTTAGTGCCTGCAACAAGTGCAAATTTGGGTCCTGGTTTTGATGCTTTGGGGCTTAGTTTGAAGCTTTTTAATAGTGTGAAAATCGAGCCAGCAAAATTTAGCTCAGTGTCGATAAACGGCGAAGGCAGTGGAAGTGTAAATTTAAAGAGAAACAATATATTCTTAAGTATTTTTAATGAAATTTTTTTTGAGCTAACTGGTAAAAATGAAAATTTTAGAGTCGTTTTTGAAAATAATATCCCATTTTCAAGGGGGCTTGGCAGTAGCTCCGCTGTTATCGTTGGGGCCATTGCTTCAGCGTACGAAATGGCTGGCTTTAAGGCAAGCAAAGAGACAGTTTTAAATAAAGCTATCATCTATGAAACCCATCCTGATAATATCTCGCCAGCAGTTCACGGTGGATTTATCAGCGCGATCGTAAAAAATGGTAATGTTTACGCAAATAAAATAAGTTTAAGCGATGAGATAAAAGCAATAGTTGTTATCCCAAATAAACCGATGAGTACATCCTCGTCAAGACAAATTTTACCAAAGAACTATACGATGAAAGAGTGTGTAAATAACTTATCTCATGCCGCTTTTTTAACGTCTTGTTTTTATGAAAAAAAGTATGATCTCTTAAAAATAGCAAGCAAAGATTTGATGCATGAAGAGCGTAGAATGCACGCTTTAGAAGAACTTTTTGAAGTTAGAAAAGTAGCTTATGAAAATGGTGCTTTAATGAGCACGCTTTCAGGCTCAGGTTCAAGCTTTTTAAATATCGCTTACAAAGATGATGCTAAAAATTTACGAGATATTTTAAAGAGTAAATTTGGTGATTTTAGGGTTGAGGTTTTTTCATTTGATAACGATGGATACGAAATTACGCAAAGCTAA
- a CDS encoding UDP-3-O-[3-hydroxymyristoyl] N-acetylglucosamine deacetylase, with translation MKQTTIARRVETVGIGLHKGEPIRLILEPLDANSGIILHREDLGISFKAEPKNVINTQMATVVGNEKGFISTIEHLMSAINGYGIDNIRISVDANEIPVMDGSAISFCMLLDEAGIRYLDAGKKVILVRREVEVVEGSKFVQTSPSRSPKFDYTIKFDHPVIGEQRYVFDFSKSSFIKNIARARTFGFLKDLQRLQAQNLALGASLDNAVAIDDTHILNPEGLRFENEFVRHKILDAIGDLSLLGAPLLGDYTAFAGSHDLNHKLTLALMSDEKNYEIATLNGELLKEYQKVFA, from the coding sequence AAGACGCGTTGAGACCGTTGGTATAGGGCTTCATAAAGGTGAGCCGATAAGACTTATACTAGAACCTCTTGATGCAAATTCTGGTATTATTTTGCACCGAGAAGATCTTGGTATTAGTTTTAAAGCTGAACCTAAAAATGTGATAAATACGCAGATGGCAACCGTTGTTGGCAACGAGAAAGGCTTTATTAGTACGATTGAGCATCTAATGTCAGCCATAAATGGTTATGGTATTGATAATATTAGAATCTCTGTTGATGCAAATGAAATTCCCGTCATGGATGGTAGTGCAATAAGCTTTTGCATGCTACTTGATGAGGCTGGCATAAGATATCTTGATGCCGGTAAAAAAGTAATTCTTGTCCGCCGTGAAGTTGAGGTTGTTGAAGGTTCTAAATTTGTACAAACTTCACCTTCAAGAAGTCCAAAATTTGACTATACGATAAAATTTGATCATCCAGTTATTGGTGAACAAAGATATGTTTTTGATTTTAGTAAAAGCTCTTTTATAAAAAATATAGCTCGTGCTAGAACTTTTGGATTTTTGAAAGATTTACAGCGTTTACAAGCTCAAAATTTAGCTCTTGGTGCATCGCTTGATAATGCCGTGGCAATTGATGATACGCATATCCTAAATCCAGAAGGTTTGAGATTTGAAAATGAGTTTGTAAGGCACAAAATTTTAGATGCGATTGGTGATTTAAGCTTGCTTGGAGCGCCTTTATTGGGCGATTATACAGCATTTGCTGGAAGCCATGACCTAAATCACAAATTAACTCTTGCTTTGATGTCCGATGAGAAAAACTACGAGATCGCAACTCTAAATGGCGAACTTCTAAAAGAGTATCAAAAGGTATTTGCATAG
- a CDS encoding sodium:alanine symporter: MNEKFSKIGFVLAMAGSAVGLGNAWKFPTMVGNNGGSAFIILYLLLTFAIAFVAFLAELSIGKLGESDVVSSIYKLAPKHKKAWSLSGFFMIGAILIASFYMVVIGWILKYIYLSFSPLLADTKEAAAQFNTLLANDLTSSVLCFSIVFLMVFFAVSKGVKSGIEKLNIWMMPSLFVLLVCMLFYALSMGDGFVKAAKFLFVPNFSAITPDVILQALGLAFFSLSMGVGVIPTYAANLPERTNLIKSTLSIIFINILIGIMMGLVVFTFIFAYGADSTASGPGLIFISLVTLFAKLGVVGNVMAVAFFISLLFAGITSAVSMIEPFAYYLVRKFEISRKAALLYIGAFVYVLGIFCIFSYYSDTASTFSIFGKPVFDALDFLTSNIMMPIGAIIFSFFVGYKLKKESLHLLFGEFMGKAFFEIWYFALRYIVPIAICAIMIYQIAGK, from the coding sequence ATAAATGAAAAATTTTCAAAAATAGGCTTTGTTCTTGCGATGGCTGGTTCTGCTGTTGGTCTTGGCAATGCCTGGAAATTCCCTACAATGGTGGGAAACAACGGCGGTTCAGCATTTATAATTTTATATTTGCTCCTTACATTTGCTATCGCATTTGTGGCGTTTTTGGCGGAGCTTAGTATAGGAAAGCTCGGTGAAAGCGACGTCGTAAGCTCTATTTATAAGCTTGCTCCAAAGCATAAAAAAGCGTGGTCTCTCTCTGGCTTTTTTATGATCGGCGCAATTTTGATAGCTTCATTTTATATGGTAGTTATTGGCTGGATTTTAAAGTATATCTATCTTAGTTTTTCGCCACTTTTGGCCGATACAAAAGAAGCAGCAGCGCAGTTTAATACCCTTTTAGCAAATGACTTAACTAGTAGTGTACTTTGCTTTAGCATAGTTTTTTTAATGGTATTTTTTGCCGTTTCAAAAGGCGTAAAAAGTGGCATAGAAAAGCTAAATATTTGGATGATGCCAAGTCTTTTTGTTTTGCTTGTTTGTATGCTTTTTTACGCGCTTAGCATGGGAGATGGCTTTGTCAAGGCGGCTAAATTTTTATTTGTACCAAATTTTAGTGCGATCACGCCAGATGTGATTTTACAGGCTCTTGGACTTGCGTTTTTTTCGCTATCTATGGGCGTTGGCGTCATACCAACATATGCTGCAAATCTACCAGAGCGTACAAATTTAATAAAATCAACACTTTCTATCATTTTTATAAATATATTAATAGGCATTATGATGGGGCTTGTGGTATTTACATTTATATTTGCTTATGGAGCTGATAGCACGGCAAGTGGCCCGGGTCTTATCTTTATCTCGCTTGTCACGCTTTTTGCAAAGCTTGGCGTCGTTGGCAACGTCATGGCGGTTGCATTTTTTATATCGCTTTTGTTTGCAGGTATCACGAGTGCAGTTTCGATGATCGAGCCCTTTGCTTATTATTTGGTTAGAAAATTTGAAATTTCACGCAAGGCAGCACTTCTTTATATAGGCGCTTTTGTCTATGTTTTGGGAATTTTTTGTATATTTTCATACTATTCTGATACGGCCAGCACGTTTAGTATATTTGGCAAGCCAGTATTTGACGCACTCGACTTTCTTACATCAAATATTATGATGCCAATAGGTGCTATCATATTTAGCTTTTTTGTGGGCTACAAACTCAAAAAAGAGAGCTTGCATCTACTTTTTGGAGAATTTATGGGAAAAGCATTTTTTGAAATTTGGTATTTTGCTCTAAGATACATCGTACCAATCGCAATTTGTGCCATCATGATCTATCAAATAGCAGGTAAATGA
- a CDS encoding formate--tetrahydrofolate ligase gives MLSDIEITHQTKLEHISKVAAKLGLNEDDLELYGKFKAKISPRLEPSNSKLILVTATNPTPYGEGKTTMSIGLADALNLLNKKVCLALREPSLGPVFGIKGGAAGGGYSQLAPMEDLNLHFTGDFHAITSANNLISAMIDNSLYQENPLKIERILWKRCMDMNDRALRFVTVGQGGRTDGVPREDGFNITAASEIMAVLCLATSLSDLKERVANIMVAYDSNKKPIYVRDLSCQDAVCILLKDAIKPNLFQTLEHTPTLVHGGPFANIAHGCNSVIATKTALNLADYVITEAGFGSELGAEKFLDIKCRIAEIKPSAVVLVSTIRSLKYNGEANKDEITKPDMNALKKGIENLGGHIENLKGKFGQNVVVALNKFGFDSDEEINFVKEYCRELGVEVAVCENFLKGGKGALELAELVLKACDKPSKINFTYEMSDDTRTKIEKVAKEIYGAGDVVFEEAALKKLEMIKELNLSHLPVCIAKTQYSFSDDAKLLGRAKGFTFSVKDLDIRTGAGFIVAVCGKIMLMPGLPKVPAAVNMKIDADGKIDGLS, from the coding sequence ATGCTAAGCGACATCGAGATAACGCATCAAACGAAACTAGAACATATCAGTAAAGTTGCCGCAAAACTAGGCTTAAACGAAGACGATCTTGAGCTTTACGGCAAATTTAAGGCTAAAATTTCTCCTAGACTTGAGCCATCAAACTCAAAGCTCATCTTAGTCACCGCGACTAATCCAACCCCATATGGCGAGGGTAAAACGACTATGTCAATAGGTCTTGCTGACGCACTAAATTTACTTAATAAAAAGGTCTGCCTAGCACTTCGCGAGCCATCTCTTGGGCCAGTTTTTGGCATAAAGGGTGGAGCAGCAGGTGGTGGCTACTCGCAGCTTGCGCCGATGGAGGATCTAAATTTACACTTCACTGGCGATTTTCACGCGATAACATCGGCAAATAACCTAATTTCAGCGATGATAGATAATAGCCTCTATCAAGAAAACCCACTAAAAATAGAGAGAATTTTATGGAAGCGCTGTATGGATATGAACGACCGCGCGCTTAGATTTGTCACTGTGGGGCAGGGCGGCAGAACGGACGGCGTGCCAAGAGAAGATGGCTTTAACATCACCGCAGCAAGTGAGATCATGGCTGTGCTTTGTCTGGCTACGAGCCTTTCTGATCTAAAAGAGCGCGTGGCAAACATCATGGTTGCCTATGATAGCAACAAAAAGCCTATCTATGTGCGTGATCTAAGCTGTCAGGACGCTGTTTGTATACTTTTAAAAGATGCTATCAAGCCAAATTTATTTCAAACACTTGAACATACACCTACGCTCGTGCATGGTGGTCCATTTGCAAACATCGCACACGGCTGCAACTCGGTCATCGCGACAAAAACAGCTCTAAATTTAGCAGACTATGTCATCACTGAAGCTGGCTTTGGCTCAGAGCTTGGAGCTGAGAAATTTTTAGATATAAAATGCAGGATTGCTGAGATAAAACCAAGCGCTGTAGTGCTTGTAAGCACGATCAGATCGCTAAAATATAACGGCGAAGCAAATAAAGATGAGATCACAAAACCAGATATGAACGCCCTTAAAAAAGGTATCGAAAACCTTGGCGGACACATCGAAAATTTAAAAGGTAAATTTGGACAAAATGTGGTCGTGGCGCTTAATAAATTTGGCTTTGACAGTGATGAAGAGATAAATTTTGTAAAAGAGTATTGCCGTGAGCTTGGCGTAGAAGTGGCAGTTTGTGAGAATTTCTTAAAAGGTGGCAAAGGTGCACTTGAGCTTGCCGAGCTAGTTTTAAAGGCGTGCGATAAGCCGAGTAAGATAAATTTCACATACGAGATGAGCGATGATACGAGAACTAAAATAGAAAAAGTCGCTAAGGAAATTTATGGAGCGGGCGATGTAGTCTTTGAAGAGGCTGCTCTTAAAAAGCTTGAGATGATAAAAGAGCTAAATTTGAGCCATTTGCCAGTTTGTATTGCCAAAACTCAGTACTCATTTAGCGATGATGCGAAGCTTTTGGGTAGAGCAAAGGGTTTTACATTTAGCGTAAAAGACCTTGATATTAGAACGGGAGCTGGCTTTATCGTCGCGGTTTGCGGTAAGATCATGCTGATGCCAGGACTTCCCAAAGTACCAGCCGCTGTCAATATGAAGATAGACGCAGACGGAAAGATCGACGGCTTGTCGTAA
- a CDS encoding rubrerythrin family protein → MLDKKRALKQLQNEADDTAIYTLLEASEKNEENKKILRKLVTEEKRHYAFCQKITGESRTANLFKVIFYTILVKIFGTSFTLKFMESREEDAEQFYLGIVDEYPEARDIYNEEVNHENNLISMLKDTKLVNAGGIVLGMNDALVELTGTLSGIALAFSNTKSVGATGLIMGIAAALSMAGSAYLESKENPSDEIKPLTYSLYTGGSYIITTAFLILPFFIFSSSIYAVLSMFFFAFVAIITYNFYISVAKELKFLPRVIEMCVITFGVAIISFGIGFLVKHYFGLDI, encoded by the coding sequence ATGCTAGATAAAAAGCGTGCTTTAAAACAGCTACAAAATGAAGCAGATGATACCGCTATCTATACGTTACTTGAAGCTAGTGAAAAAAATGAAGAAAATAAAAAAATACTTCGTAAATTAGTCACTGAGGAAAAACGACATTATGCTTTTTGCCAAAAGATAACAGGTGAGAGCAGAACTGCAAATTTATTCAAAGTCATCTTCTATACGATACTTGTTAAAATTTTTGGTACATCTTTTACTTTAAAATTTATGGAGTCACGTGAAGAAGACGCAGAGCAATTTTATCTTGGTATTGTTGATGAGTATCCTGAAGCTAGAGATATTTATAATGAAGAAGTAAATCATGAAAATAATTTAATTTCTATGCTAAAAGACACGAAACTAGTCAATGCCGGTGGTATCGTTCTTGGTATGAATGACGCATTAGTTGAGCTAACTGGCACGCTAAGTGGCATCGCTCTAGCTTTTTCAAATACAAAATCAGTTGGTGCAACGGGCCTTATCATGGGCATTGCAGCTGCTCTTTCTATGGCAGGGTCAGCCTATCTCGAGTCAAAAGAAAATCCAAGTGACGAGATCAAACCGCTTACCTATTCGCTCTACACAGGTGGTTCGTACATCATAACAACGGCATTTTTGATACTTCCATTTTTTATCTTTTCAAGTAGTATTTACGCTGTCTTGTCGATGTTTTTCTTTGCCTTTGTTGCCATTATCACTTACAACTTTTACATAAGCGTAGCAAAAGAGCTTAAATTTTTGCCAAGAGTGATTGAGATGTGCGTGATAACTTTTGGTGTTGCGATCATTTCATTTGGTATTGGTTTTTTAGTTAAGCACTATTTTGGCCTAGATATTTAA